The Cohnella abietis genome has a segment encoding these proteins:
- a CDS encoding efflux RND transporter periplasmic adaptor subunit gives MKKRSAWIAATLIVVIAAGTWGGFQVYGKKDTPVSASLNSTPVRKGNLEVKISGTGSIQPSSRQTIKASNVGTALKVNYKQGDTVKKGDVLITYVQEDITNQVKSKELDVKKKKLDLADLQKKYKEESDSTLREALSLNVQKQQLDIEMSQQDIASLKSNKKLDPIVAPIDGVLATFSVQAGDSINPNSDLGEIVNFAQLYMVVGVDELDISKVKLDQEAQILVEALPANPFTGKVVSIADEGTTSNGVASYNVTIVLTDASKLKVGMSAEASILTEKKTDALYVPVEAVQSFQGKYFVMIPGTGTSTEGTGTETGAEGSGAEGPGFGSGAGRTPGAGSNVDAEDRAAMREKFMENSNRSRSQGTGTRTGAGAGTRTSAGAGTIAQTGTGSGTAIAATKRVAVEVGINNEDYIEILSGLKEGDLVVLPTLISTSTNANRSTGIMGLGSGGIPGAGGMQGGGGGFNGGGRQFSGGAAGGAR, from the coding sequence ATGAAAAAAAGAAGCGCATGGATAGCAGCTACATTGATTGTTGTAATTGCAGCAGGTACATGGGGTGGTTTTCAGGTTTACGGGAAAAAGGATACGCCAGTAAGCGCAAGCTTGAATTCGACTCCAGTCCGTAAAGGAAACTTAGAGGTAAAGATAAGTGGTACTGGGAGTATTCAGCCTTCGTCCAGACAAACGATAAAAGCCAGCAACGTTGGGACTGCGCTTAAAGTGAATTACAAGCAAGGGGACACTGTCAAGAAAGGCGACGTACTCATTACATATGTACAGGAAGACATTACAAACCAAGTTAAAAGCAAGGAGCTTGATGTGAAAAAGAAAAAGCTGGACCTTGCTGATTTGCAGAAAAAGTATAAGGAGGAGTCTGATAGTACTTTGCGGGAAGCATTGTCGCTTAATGTTCAGAAGCAGCAGCTAGACATAGAGATGTCCCAACAAGATATTGCTTCCCTTAAATCTAATAAGAAGCTGGATCCCATAGTGGCACCAATTGATGGAGTACTGGCTACTTTTAGTGTACAAGCAGGTGATTCTATCAATCCTAACAGTGATCTCGGTGAGATCGTTAACTTTGCTCAGTTATATATGGTCGTCGGCGTAGACGAGCTGGATATTTCGAAAGTTAAGCTGGACCAGGAAGCGCAAATTTTAGTTGAGGCTTTACCTGCGAATCCATTCACAGGCAAAGTAGTATCCATTGCGGATGAAGGGACTACGAGCAATGGAGTGGCTTCATACAACGTTACAATTGTATTAACGGATGCTAGCAAGTTAAAGGTAGGTATGTCGGCTGAAGCAAGCATTTTGACAGAAAAGAAAACGGATGCTCTATATGTACCTGTTGAAGCTGTACAATCGTTCCAAGGAAAATACTTTGTCATGATTCCTGGTACAGGAACGAGCACAGAAGGTACAGGAACAGAAACGGGCGCAGAAGGATCAGGAGCAGAAGGTCCAGGATTTGGTTCAGGGGCAGGAAGAACTCCAGGAGCAGGGAGCAATGTTGATGCCGAGGATAGAGCCGCTATGCGTGAGAAATTCATGGAAAACTCTAACAGATCCCGTTCTCAAGGTACTGGTACTCGAACAGGTGCTGGAGCTGGCACTAGAACTAGCGCTGGAGCTGGAACAATTGCACAGACAGGCACAGGGAGTGGTACTGCTATAGCGGCTACCAAAAGAGTTGCTGTTGAAGTTGGCATTAACAATGAGGATTATATCGAGATTTTATCAGGTCTTAAAGAAGGCGATTTAGTTGTGCTGCCAACTTTAATTAGTACAAGCACGAACGCGAATAGATCTACAGGCATCATGGGATTGGGCTCAGGAGGTATTCCAGGTGCTGGAGGGATGCAGGGTGGTGGCGGTGGCTTCAACGGCGGCGGAAGACAATTTAGCGGCGGTGCGGCAGGCGGTGCTCGCTAA
- a CDS encoding ABC transporter ATP-binding protein produces the protein MITASSQSLIRINQLSKLYRMGGELLKALDEVSLTIYRGDFIAITGPSGSGKSTLMNVIGCLDAPTTGEYWLDGEEVSQLKENKLAEIRNQKIGFIFQGFNLLSRLTAIENVELPLIYRGVPAKLRREQAIAALTKVGLEERIHHRPVELSGGQQQRVAIARALAGNPPILLADEPTGALDTKTGKEVMEFIKELNSLGHTIVLITHDPVVSRQAKRVIKIMDGKLNEEGGGQSELYTSV, from the coding sequence ATGATAACGGCAAGCTCACAATCATTAATCCGAATTAATCAATTAAGCAAGCTATATCGCATGGGCGGAGAACTGTTAAAGGCTTTGGATGAAGTATCTTTAACGATTTATAGAGGAGATTTTATTGCCATTACCGGGCCATCGGGGTCGGGGAAATCCACCCTCATGAATGTCATTGGCTGCCTAGATGCACCAACTACAGGTGAATACTGGCTTGATGGGGAAGAAGTCAGTCAGTTAAAGGAAAATAAGCTCGCCGAAATCCGCAATCAGAAAATCGGCTTTATTTTTCAAGGCTTCAATTTGCTATCTCGCCTGACTGCAATAGAGAATGTTGAGCTTCCACTAATCTATCGAGGAGTTCCGGCCAAGCTTCGGAGAGAGCAAGCTATTGCAGCGTTAACAAAAGTAGGACTAGAGGAAAGAATTCATCATCGTCCAGTTGAATTGTCGGGTGGCCAGCAGCAACGTGTCGCTATTGCTAGAGCTTTGGCGGGGAATCCTCCCATTCTGCTCGCAGACGAACCAACAGGAGCGCTGGATACGAAGACCGGGAAAGAAGTGATGGAGTTCATTAAGGAATTGAATTCCTTGGGACATACAATCGTTCTTATTACACATGATCCCGTCGTGTCTCGTCAGGCTAAACGTGTTATTAAAATTATGGACGGTAAATTGAACGAGGAGGGGGGAGGACAGAGTGAACTTTATACAAGCGTTTAA
- a CDS encoding ABC transporter permease, translating to MNFIQAFKMAIKSILSNKLRSVLTMLGIIIGVTAVIALVALGQGATKSVKEQVESLGTNLLTVNILGRGTSNTLEGKEAVAMADNINGIKYIAPASTQSTTIKYGKKTVDFSVVGTNADYALLKDYKLSSGRFLSQIDLDVYQKIAVIGSTTATNLFGFNSPLGEYILIQGTRYKVVGVLAEKGSTTNGSNDEVVIIPLTSAERLFKTKGVRTIYVQVDTTDQISSVVTGLEKELSNHFRGNTDSYRVFNQSDALSTLTSVSDTLTLALAGIAGISLLVGGIGIMNIMLVSVTERTREIGIRKAIGAKKRDILIQFLIESMVLSGLGGLLGIGIGVGAAKGLSSSLNMDIVFSLNIIMIAFFFSVAIGVLFGMFPANKAAKLKPIDALRFE from the coding sequence GTGAACTTTATACAAGCGTTTAAGATGGCCATCAAAAGCATTCTGTCCAACAAGCTCCGTTCAGTTCTAACCATGCTTGGCATTATTATTGGAGTAACAGCGGTCATCGCGTTAGTTGCTCTTGGACAGGGCGCTACCAAGTCGGTAAAGGAGCAGGTTGAAAGCTTAGGAACCAATTTGCTGACAGTCAATATCCTTGGCCGAGGTACGTCGAACACTTTAGAGGGTAAGGAAGCTGTTGCGATGGCAGATAATATTAATGGCATTAAATATATTGCTCCCGCAAGTACGCAAAGCACAACAATCAAGTATGGGAAGAAAACGGTAGACTTTAGCGTGGTGGGTACGAATGCGGACTATGCGCTATTAAAGGATTACAAGCTGTCATCAGGTCGTTTTCTGTCCCAAATAGATTTGGACGTCTACCAGAAAATAGCTGTTATTGGTTCAACCACGGCTACCAATCTATTCGGCTTTAATAGTCCACTTGGAGAATATATTCTGATTCAAGGTACAAGATATAAGGTAGTTGGTGTACTAGCCGAGAAAGGCAGCACGACGAACGGCTCTAACGATGAAGTGGTTATCATTCCTCTGACATCAGCAGAAAGACTTTTTAAGACGAAAGGTGTTCGCACGATATATGTACAGGTGGATACGACTGATCAGATCAGCTCTGTTGTTACCGGCTTAGAAAAAGAGCTCAGCAATCACTTCCGAGGCAATACGGACAGCTACCGAGTATTTAATCAGAGTGATGCTCTATCAACTTTAACCTCTGTTTCGGATACACTGACGCTTGCACTAGCTGGCATTGCTGGTATTTCATTGTTAGTCGGTGGCATTGGAATTATGAACATTATGCTCGTATCGGTTACGGAAAGAACCCGTGAGATCGGCATACGGAAAGCGATCGGAGCAAAGAAGAGAGATATACTTATTCAATTCTTGATCGAATCGATGGTGCTTAGCGGATTGGGAGGCCTTCTCGGTATAGGAATTGGGGTTGGCGCTGCCAAGGGGTTATCCTCATCCTTAAATATGGACATTGTTTTCTCATTGAATATTATTATGATCGCATTCTTCTTCTCTGTAGCTATTGGCGTTCTATTCGGAATGTTCCCGGCGAACAAAGCGGCCAAGCTCAAGCCAATTGATGCCCTTCGCTTCGAATAG
- a CDS encoding metallophosphoesterase codes for MKMNSRTSIMITFFLAVYTGINYYLGWHITEWFDGIGFTYSPWAFWVPFGIIAFGYIAGRVPLPQVLKPIGRLLKVVGSYYIFIMEAGFLLFLIGDLIRFIVAIFGANVGDYALYANSAILAIIVILLVVGSRNAWSPVIRKYDLEINKVAAVDGKKQWTVAVASDIHLGNVVGRKHLKRLIDRVNAMDADLVLLPGDVIDDSIEPFLRNKMGNLLSQLKAKEGVYAILGNHEYYGGHVEQYIEEMNKIGIRVLRDETVDIAGQLHLAGRKDKTAESLDPSKRLSADELLRSLDKSKPIILMDHQPTKFAQAAEAGADIMLSGHTHRGQFFPNHLVTKRLFELDWGYMRKGAMHVIVSSGFGSWGPAIRIGSRSEIIQIKVKLNS; via the coding sequence ATGAAAATGAATTCACGTACAAGCATTATGATTACTTTCTTCCTAGCCGTGTATACTGGTATTAACTATTACTTGGGCTGGCATATTACGGAATGGTTTGATGGTATAGGGTTCACTTATAGCCCGTGGGCTTTCTGGGTGCCATTCGGAATTATCGCTTTTGGTTATATCGCAGGGCGCGTTCCTCTTCCGCAGGTTCTCAAACCTATTGGTAGACTATTGAAGGTCGTTGGCTCTTATTATATTTTCATCATGGAAGCTGGTTTTCTCCTCTTTCTTATCGGAGATTTGATTCGTTTCATTGTAGCTATATTCGGAGCGAATGTTGGAGACTACGCTTTGTATGCAAATAGCGCTATTCTTGCCATTATCGTCATTCTTCTTGTCGTAGGATCACGGAATGCTTGGAGTCCTGTTATTCGTAAATATGATTTAGAGATTAACAAAGTGGCTGCTGTAGACGGGAAAAAGCAGTGGACGGTAGCTGTCGCATCGGATATCCATCTAGGTAACGTTGTTGGTCGCAAGCATCTAAAACGGTTAATAGACCGTGTTAACGCAATGGACGCGGATTTAGTATTATTGCCGGGAGACGTCATTGACGACTCGATTGAACCTTTCCTACGCAACAAGATGGGGAACCTTCTTAGTCAGCTTAAAGCTAAGGAAGGTGTCTATGCGATACTAGGAAACCATGAATATTATGGTGGTCACGTCGAGCAATATATTGAAGAAATGAACAAAATCGGAATTCGGGTGCTGAGAGACGAAACGGTGGATATTGCGGGTCAGCTCCATCTGGCAGGACGTAAGGATAAGACGGCTGAATCCCTTGATCCATCTAAACGATTGAGCGCAGATGAGCTATTGAGGTCACTGGATAAGAGTAAACCTATTATTCTAATGGATCATCAGCCGACGAAATTCGCCCAAGCTGCCGAGGCTGGTGCGGATATTATGCTTAGCGGTCACACGCACAGAGGACAGTTCTTCCCTAACCACTTGGTTACCAAAAGACTATTCGAGCTTGACTGGGGATATATGCGTAAAGGTGCCATGCACGTAATTGTTTCCTCGGGCTTTGGTAGCTGGGGCCCGGCTATTAGGATCGGCAGCCGTTCTGAGATTATCCAGATTAAAGTAAAGCTTAATTCCTAA
- the glpX gene encoding class II fructose-bisphosphatase, whose amino-acid sequence MERELSLEIVRVTELAALASAPWMGRGDKINADGAATSAMRAMFDSVSIRGTVVIGEGEMDEAPMLYIGEQVGSMNGQEVDVAVDPLEGTEIVAKGLNNAMSVIAIANKGNLLHAPDMYMEKLAVGPELVGKLRLTDPMEVTLAKAADALNKNVSELTVMILDRVRHEAIIKTLRKVGVRIKFLSDGDVAGAMAPAFPEAGIDLYVGSGGAPEGVLAAAALKCLGGEIQGRLMPSDAKEYARCLDMGIEDPYKVLLMEDMVGTEDVIFAATGVTPGEFLGGVRYLPDDRAETHSIVMRAKTKTIRFIRALHYLPNKSFLNN is encoded by the coding sequence ATGGAGAGAGAGCTATCATTAGAAATCGTACGTGTTACAGAGCTAGCGGCCTTAGCCTCAGCACCATGGATGGGACGAGGGGATAAAATAAATGCAGACGGAGCAGCTACATCAGCGATGAGGGCGATGTTCGATTCCGTCTCTATAAGAGGTACAGTTGTTATCGGCGAAGGGGAAATGGATGAAGCTCCGATGCTCTATATTGGTGAGCAGGTAGGAAGCATGAACGGCCAAGAGGTCGATGTTGCTGTTGATCCGCTTGAGGGAACGGAGATTGTAGCTAAGGGCTTGAACAATGCGATGTCCGTTATAGCTATCGCAAATAAAGGGAATCTACTGCACGCACCTGATATGTATATGGAGAAGCTGGCTGTAGGACCTGAGCTTGTTGGCAAGCTGCGACTGACTGATCCGATGGAGGTCACTTTAGCGAAAGCGGCCGATGCGTTAAATAAGAATGTATCCGAGCTTACCGTTATGATCTTGGATCGAGTAAGACATGAAGCCATTATTAAGACCTTGCGCAAAGTAGGAGTTAGAATAAAGTTCTTGTCTGACGGTGATGTTGCCGGAGCTATGGCGCCAGCTTTCCCGGAGGCAGGCATCGATCTATATGTTGGCTCTGGAGGAGCGCCTGAAGGTGTGCTGGCCGCAGCTGCGTTAAAATGCCTAGGTGGAGAAATTCAAGGTAGGCTGATGCCATCAGATGCGAAGGAATACGCTCGTTGCTTAGATATGGGGATAGAAGATCCTTATAAGGTTCTTTTAATGGAAGATATGGTTGGTACTGAGGATGTTATCTTCGCTGCAACTGGCGTTACACCGGGAGAGTTTCTAGGTGGAGTACGCTATTTGCCGGATGATCGTGCGGAAACTCATTCTATCGTCATGCGGGCCAAAACAAAAACAATTCGGTTTATAAGAGCCTTGCATTACTTGCCTAATAAATCATTCTTAAATAATTAG
- a CDS encoding bifunctional aldolase/short-chain dehydrogenase has translation MVQSLWESSKASEQQSGLDQLVYRSNIIGTDRRVCNFGGGNTSTKTIVKDFRGRDTEVMYVKGSGSDLASMKPGNFTGLRMDDIRPLFEKSEMPDEEMVAYLVNCMIDSKHPRASIETLLHAFLPFKHVDHTHPDSIISLCCAHNGKELAQEIFGDRFVWVPYIRPGFTLSKMIAEGVLNNPKAELVLMEKHGLVTWGDTSEACYAQTIKIITEAESFIEARINEAKVFGGVKHPTLEADVRKSIASQVMPTIRGAVSDAKKMILSFDDAADVLQFVGGQDSATLSQVGAACPDHLVHTKVVPLFIDWTPNADDVEGLKAKLKEGVAAYKEMYKAYFERNKNEGDVMFEAAPRVILIPGVGMINTGKSWAMSQVSGALYHRAIAVMRGATALGNFVSLVENESYNVEYWPLELYKLSLAPAEAEFSRKVAFITGGAGGIGSETARKLVSEGAHVVLADLNLEGAQKVAAEINAQYGENRAIAVKMDVTNEEAVQAAYAETAVIYGGVDIIVNNAGLATSSPFAETTLKEWNLNMNVLGTGYFLVAREAFKLMQEQAIGGNMVFIGSKNSVYAGKSASAYSSVKALEAHLARCIAAEGGEFGIRVNTILPDAILQGSAIWNGSWRTERAAAYGIEPDQLEEHYRKRTTLLVNIYPRDIAEGIAFFASSKSDKTTGCMLTIDGGVPAAFTR, from the coding sequence ATGGTACAAAGCTTGTGGGAATCATCAAAGGCATCAGAGCAACAAAGCGGTTTAGATCAACTCGTATATCGTTCCAATATTATTGGTACGGATCGTCGCGTTTGTAACTTTGGAGGCGGCAATACTTCTACTAAGACGATCGTTAAAGATTTCCGTGGTCGTGATACAGAAGTTATGTACGTTAAGGGAAGCGGCTCTGACCTTGCTTCGATGAAGCCTGGCAACTTTACTGGCCTTCGCATGGATGACATTCGTCCTTTATTCGAAAAATCGGAAATGCCCGATGAAGAAATGGTTGCTTACTTAGTGAATTGTATGATTGACTCCAAGCACCCACGTGCTTCCATTGAAACTTTGCTTCATGCATTTTTACCTTTCAAACATGTAGACCACACTCATCCGGACTCTATCATTAGCTTGTGTTGTGCACATAACGGTAAGGAGCTTGCTCAAGAAATTTTCGGAGATCGGTTTGTGTGGGTTCCATATATTCGTCCTGGCTTTACTTTGTCCAAGATGATTGCAGAAGGTGTATTAAACAATCCTAAGGCTGAGCTAGTGCTTATGGAAAAGCACGGACTTGTAACATGGGGAGATACTTCCGAGGCTTGTTACGCTCAAACGATCAAAATCATTACAGAAGCAGAAAGCTTCATAGAAGCGCGGATTAACGAAGCTAAGGTATTCGGCGGCGTGAAGCACCCAACGCTAGAAGCTGATGTTCGTAAGAGCATTGCTTCACAAGTTATGCCTACGATCCGTGGAGCAGTAAGCGATGCGAAGAAAATGATTCTGTCGTTCGACGATGCAGCAGATGTGCTTCAATTCGTTGGCGGTCAAGACTCCGCAACGCTTTCCCAAGTTGGCGCAGCTTGCCCAGATCACCTCGTGCACACGAAGGTTGTTCCATTGTTCATTGATTGGACGCCGAATGCTGATGATGTGGAAGGCTTGAAAGCTAAGCTTAAAGAAGGCGTAGCTGCTTACAAAGAAATGTACAAAGCTTACTTCGAGCGCAACAAAAACGAAGGCGATGTTATGTTCGAAGCAGCTCCGCGCGTTATCCTAATCCCAGGCGTTGGTATGATCAACACAGGCAAGAGCTGGGCTATGTCTCAAGTAAGCGGAGCGTTGTATCACCGTGCTATCGCTGTTATGAGAGGCGCAACTGCGCTTGGCAACTTCGTATCCTTAGTAGAGAACGAATCCTATAACGTTGAATACTGGCCGCTTGAGCTTTACAAGCTGTCCTTGGCTCCTGCAGAAGCTGAATTTTCCCGTAAGGTTGCATTCATTACAGGCGGAGCTGGCGGTATCGGTTCTGAAACAGCACGTAAGCTAGTATCCGAAGGCGCACATGTTGTACTGGCAGACTTGAATTTAGAAGGCGCTCAGAAGGTAGCCGCGGAAATTAATGCTCAGTACGGTGAAAATCGTGCGATTGCTGTTAAAATGGATGTTACGAACGAAGAGGCTGTACAAGCTGCGTACGCTGAAACAGCTGTTATTTACGGCGGAGTAGATATTATCGTTAACAATGCGGGTCTGGCAACTTCGAGTCCTTTTGCCGAAACAACGCTTAAAGAGTGGAATTTGAACATGAACGTATTAGGAACAGGATATTTCCTAGTTGCACGTGAAGCGTTCAAGCTGATGCAAGAGCAAGCAATTGGCGGAAACATGGTATTCATCGGCTCCAAGAACTCTGTCTATGCAGGTAAGTCTGCATCAGCATATAGCTCTGTAAAAGCATTGGAAGCTCATCTTGCACGTTGTATCGCTGCAGAAGGCGGAGAATTCGGCATTCGCGTTAACACGATTCTTCCAGATGCCATTCTACAAGGCTCTGCGATTTGGAATGGTAGCTGGCGTACGGAACGTGCGGCTGCTTACGGCATTGAGCCGGATCAATTGGAAGAGCACTATCGCAAGCGTACAACTCTACTTGTTAACATCTACCCAAGAGACATTGCCGAAGGAATTGCGTTCTTCGCTTCTTCCAAATCGGATAAAACGACTGGCTGTATGTTAACAATCGATGGTGGAGTTCCTGCTGCGTTTACTAGATAA
- a CDS encoding sensory rhodopsin transducer, which yields MHKQRGEKLWYIPDGYIPELSSGNLTSHESICVVNTASEDALLKITIFFEDREPMEDIMVVVSARRTKHIRTSSLHIEGVPIPVGVPYAIEVLSDIPIIVQYSRLDSTQAENALMSVMAYPIKSER from the coding sequence ATGCATAAGCAACGTGGAGAAAAGCTATGGTATATTCCAGACGGTTATATTCCAGAGCTTAGCTCTGGCAATCTAACAAGTCATGAATCTATCTGCGTAGTAAATACGGCATCTGAGGATGCGCTTCTCAAAATTACGATTTTCTTCGAGGATCGCGAACCGATGGAAGACATTATGGTCGTAGTTTCTGCAAGACGTACGAAGCATATTAGAACAAGCTCATTGCATATAGAAGGGGTGCCGATTCCAGTCGGCGTTCCTTATGCAATAGAGGTATTAAGCGATATTCCGATTATTGTACAATATAGTAGATTAGATTCGACACAGGCTGAGAATGCACTTATGTCTGTTATGGCTTACCCTATTAAATCAGAGCGGTAG
- the rhaA gene encoding L-rhamnose isomerase codes for MQQKVISNYEAAKELYAQHGIDVEEVLSRLEKIKISMHCWQGDDVRGFLNKDQDLTGGISVTGNYPGAATTPEQLRADLEKAFSLIPGKHKVNLHAIYADTDEKVELDQIEPKHFQKWVDWSKEQGLGLDFNPTCFSHEKSKDGFTLSHSDPEIRQFWIDHCKASRKIGAYFGEQLGQTCVTNVWVPDGYKDVPVDRLAPRQRLKDALDEVFAEELNPAHNLDAIESKLFGLGSEAYVVGSHEFYMGYGIQNNKLICLDAGHFHPTEVISNKLSSLSLFTDGILLHVSRPMRWDSDHVVTMDDELIEIGRELVRGDLLDKTHIGLDFFDASINRVAAWVIGTRNTIKALLRGMLDPIEALKKAELEGDYTTRLALTEEFKSYPFGAIWDFYCAKLGVPVREEWLADVKTYENEVLLKR; via the coding sequence ATGCAACAGAAAGTCATCAGTAATTATGAAGCAGCCAAGGAGCTTTATGCTCAGCATGGTATAGATGTAGAAGAAGTGCTTAGCCGTTTAGAAAAAATCAAAATTTCCATGCACTGCTGGCAAGGTGATGACGTTCGGGGGTTCTTGAACAAGGACCAGGATTTAACGGGAGGGATCTCTGTAACAGGGAACTACCCAGGAGCTGCGACAACACCTGAGCAATTACGCGCGGATCTGGAGAAAGCGTTCTCTTTGATCCCGGGTAAGCACAAAGTAAACCTGCATGCGATTTATGCCGATACGGATGAGAAGGTTGAACTGGATCAAATCGAGCCGAAGCACTTTCAGAAATGGGTAGATTGGTCCAAGGAGCAAGGCTTAGGTCTTGATTTCAACCCGACATGCTTCTCTCATGAGAAGTCCAAGGATGGATTTACGCTCAGTCACTCTGATCCAGAAATCCGTCAATTCTGGATTGATCACTGCAAGGCATCTAGAAAAATCGGAGCTTATTTCGGTGAACAGCTAGGTCAGACCTGCGTGACGAACGTATGGGTTCCCGATGGCTACAAGGATGTTCCAGTGGACCGTTTGGCGCCAAGACAACGCTTGAAGGATGCTTTGGACGAGGTGTTCGCAGAGGAACTGAATCCTGCGCACAACTTAGACGCTATTGAAAGTAAACTGTTTGGACTTGGTTCAGAAGCTTATGTCGTAGGCTCTCATGAATTCTATATGGGCTATGGCATTCAGAATAATAAGCTCATCTGTCTGGATGCGGGTCATTTCCATCCGACAGAAGTTATTTCTAATAAATTGTCTTCGTTATCGCTGTTTACGGACGGGATTTTATTGCATGTTAGCCGTCCAATGAGATGGGATAGCGATCATGTTGTTACGATGGATGATGAGTTGATTGAAATCGGCAGAGAGCTTGTTCGTGGAGATTTGCTCGACAAGACTCATATCGGCCTTGATTTCTTCGATGCAAGCATCAATCGTGTAGCAGCTTGGGTTATCGGCACTCGCAATACAATCAAAGCATTGCTTCGTGGTATGCTTGATCCGATTGAAGCGTTGAAGAAAGCTGAATTGGAAGGCGACTACACGACTCGCCTTGCCTTGACGGAAGAATTTAAGTCCTATCCATTCGGCGCAATATGGGATTTCTATTGTGCGAAATTGGGTGTTCCCGTTCGGGAAGAGTGGCTGGCAGATGTAAAAACCTACGAAAACGAAGTGCTATTGAAGCGCTGA
- a CDS encoding rhamnulokinase yields MSSILAFDLGASSGRALLGRLVDGKIEVEELHRFSNDPVQVGNRLYWDILRLYHEIKQGLLKAKHQGINLQSMAIDSWAVDFGFIGKDGELVGNPYHYRDQHTEGAMESLFAQVPPSVIFARTGIQFLPFNTIYQLYALKQAKSPLLKDGNRLLMIPDLLRYFLTGEIHNEFSNATTTQLYNPIEGKWDSELLRLLELPQSWFGEVLKPGSKAGMLQSSVCEELSIPSIPVYAVAEHDTGSAVAAVPATEKSFAYLSCGTWSLMGTEVNKPVINDLAQKLNFTNEGGVAGTYRLLKNIMGLWILQECRREWERAGKSYSFPELVQMAADAKSFSSFIDPDDSSFLAPGDMPSRIASYCKQTGQQAPESHGEIVRCILESLALKYRYVLELTERISGQSFSGLHMVGGGIQNTLLCQWTANAIGKPVWAGPSEGSAIGNLVVQWIAQGDFADIWEARKAIKDSFPITVYDTEESEAWDDAYGRFCVLTGLTE; encoded by the coding sequence TTGTCCAGCATTCTCGCATTTGATCTAGGGGCGAGCAGTGGAAGAGCACTGCTCGGCCGTCTCGTCGATGGTAAGATTGAGGTGGAAGAGCTCCACCGATTCTCGAATGATCCTGTACAGGTAGGAAACCGCCTTTACTGGGACATCTTGAGACTGTATCATGAAATAAAACAAGGCTTACTTAAGGCGAAGCATCAAGGCATTAACCTGCAAAGTATGGCGATTGACTCCTGGGCTGTAGATTTCGGCTTTATTGGTAAGGATGGGGAATTGGTTGGTAACCCTTACCATTACCGCGATCAGCACACGGAAGGCGCGATGGAGAGCTTGTTCGCTCAAGTGCCGCCATCGGTTATTTTTGCACGGACGGGTATACAGTTTCTTCCCTTTAATACGATTTATCAGCTATATGCACTTAAACAAGCGAAATCCCCCTTACTAAAGGATGGAAATCGGCTTCTTATGATCCCTGATCTACTGCGTTATTTTCTGACAGGTGAAATTCATAATGAGTTTTCTAACGCAACTACAACACAATTATATAATCCGATTGAAGGTAAGTGGGATAGCGAGCTGCTTCGCTTACTTGAGCTTCCACAATCTTGGTTCGGAGAAGTGCTGAAGCCAGGCTCAAAGGCTGGCATGCTTCAATCCTCTGTATGCGAGGAGCTTAGTATTCCTTCTATACCTGTCTATGCGGTTGCGGAGCATGATACGGGATCTGCTGTTGCCGCGGTACCAGCCACGGAGAAATCCTTTGCTTATTTAAGCTGTGGTACTTGGTCTCTTATGGGAACTGAAGTGAACAAGCCTGTCATTAATGATTTAGCACAGAAACTGAATTTCACGAATGAGGGCGGAGTTGCTGGCACCTATCGTCTCTTAAAGAACATTATGGGTTTATGGATTTTACAGGAATGCCGCAGAGAGTGGGAAAGAGCAGGGAAATCGTACTCATTCCCCGAATTAGTACAGATGGCTGCGGATGCCAAATCATTCAGCTCCTTCATTGATCCTGATGATTCTTCGTTCCTGGCTCCTGGCGATATGCCGTCTCGAATTGCTAGCTATTGCAAGCAGACGGGGCAACAGGCACCAGAATCTCATGGAGAAATTGTCCGTTGTATTCTGGAAAGCTTGGCGCTTAAATATCGGTATGTACTAGAGCTCACGGAGCGTATTTCAGGTCAAAGCTTCAGTGGACTGCACATGGTCGGTGGCGGTATTCAGAATACATTGTTATGCCAATGGACAGCGAATGCAATTGGGAAACCAGTATGGGCAGGTCCTTCGGAAGGTAGCGCGATTGGGAATTTGGTCGTACAATGGATTGCCCAAGGCGATTTTGCAGATATATGGGAAGCTCGTAAAGCGATTAAAGATTCCTTCCCGATTACAGTCTATGATACAGAAGAGAGTGAAGCGTGGGACGATGCGTATGGTCGTTTCTGTGTGCTAACGGGTCTCACGGAATAA